A genomic segment from Corythoichthys intestinalis isolate RoL2023-P3 chromosome 2, ASM3026506v1, whole genome shotgun sequence encodes:
- the LOC130912412 gene encoding L-rhamnose-binding lectin CSL1-like isoform X2 yields the protein MKPELKCPSGFAIFVEKVDVGLKKDADCSARNKAAAAVISEISFIHLALFTGLINVCENEELCLLPENILPELFIQISYSCVEKPKDLVKTIVCDGKSENLKCDVGVLGILDVKYGRVDEKTCTDTPSAMTSCRSVIADDIINALCQGEKECTLEADPSILGVPFACDDLPKYLQVQYICVDMKI from the exons ATGAAACCTGAGCTGAAATGTC CTTCTGGATTTGCCATCTTTGTCGAGAAGGTGGACGTAGGGTTGAAGAAGGATGCTGACTGCTCTGCTCGCAAtaaggctgctgctgctgttatCAGTGAGATCAGCTTCATTCATCTTGCGCTTTTTACCGGGCTTATAAATGT CTGCGAAAATGAAGAGCTGTGCCTCCTGCCTGAAAATATATTACCTGAATTGTTCATCCAAATCTCCTACTCCTGTGTAGAAAAACCAAAAG ATCTGGTTAAAACAATAGTGTGCGACGGAAAATCTGAAAACCTCAAATGTG ATGTTGGGGTCCTGGGTATTCTTGATGTCAAGTACGGGCGTGTGGATGAAAAAACCTGCACTGACACGCCATCAGCTATGACTTCCTGTCGCAGTGTCATTGCTGATGATATCATTAATGCTTT GTGTCAAGGTGAAAAAGAGTGCACCCTTGAAGCAGACCCCTCCATTCTAGGAGTGCCTTTTGCTTGTGATGACCTTCCAAAGTATCTACAAGTACAATATATTTGCGTCGATATG aaaaTCTAG
- the LOC130912412 gene encoding rhamnose-binding lectin-like isoform X1, with product MFFAKLTAISILIAVFSWTPAEAIVDVACPGMKPELKCPSGFAIFVEKVDVGLKKDADCSARNKAAAAVISEISFIHLALFTGLINVCENEELCLLPENILPELFIQISYSCVEKPKDLVKTIVCDGKSENLKCDVGVLGILDVKYGRVDEKTCTDTPSAMTSCRSVIADDIINALCQGEKECTLEADPSILGVPFACDDLPKYLQVQYICVDMKI from the exons ATGTTCTTCGCAAAGTTGACCGCCATTTCCA TTCTGATTGCAGTATTCTCTTGGACACCTGCAG AGGCTATTGTCGATGTGGCATGCCCGGGAATGAAACCTGAGCTGAAATGTC CTTCTGGATTTGCCATCTTTGTCGAGAAGGTGGACGTAGGGTTGAAGAAGGATGCTGACTGCTCTGCTCGCAAtaaggctgctgctgctgttatCAGTGAGATCAGCTTCATTCATCTTGCGCTTTTTACCGGGCTTATAAATGT CTGCGAAAATGAAGAGCTGTGCCTCCTGCCTGAAAATATATTACCTGAATTGTTCATCCAAATCTCCTACTCCTGTGTAGAAAAACCAAAAG ATCTGGTTAAAACAATAGTGTGCGACGGAAAATCTGAAAACCTCAAATGTG ATGTTGGGGTCCTGGGTATTCTTGATGTCAAGTACGGGCGTGTGGATGAAAAAACCTGCACTGACACGCCATCAGCTATGACTTCCTGTCGCAGTGTCATTGCTGATGATATCATTAATGCTTT GTGTCAAGGTGAAAAAGAGTGCACCCTTGAAGCAGACCCCTCCATTCTAGGAGTGCCTTTTGCTTGTGATGACCTTCCAAAGTATCTACAAGTACAATATATTTGCGTCGATATG aaaaTCTAG